In the Candidatus Mycosynbacter amalyticus genome, one interval contains:
- a CDS encoding prepilin peptidase — MIEALIVIGLCIFGAALGSFAAATVWRLRAAQLAADAARGEKIARTDTLEVEKLTRHKRSVTTDRSVCLHCGHQLRWYELLPVISWVIQGGKCRHCKRPIGSMEILAEVLLGVAFGLSYVLWPYGFSTDQGIVFFVLWLLILTALAIHWMYDARWFLLLDKVTIFLLVVAILFVALKLAGQSSLLLTQSLIGLGLTLVALPGFYGLLYIVSRGAWIGLGDVKLLVPFALMLPSWESGILLIFLANLIGCLVLLPGMLTKKLTRTTRVPFGPFLILAFIVTFLCGQRILDFYFGTILF, encoded by the coding sequence ATGATTGAAGCTCTGATTGTAATAGGTTTATGTATATTTGGTGCGGCGCTGGGTAGCTTTGCTGCAGCGACAGTGTGGCGCTTGAGGGCGGCGCAGCTGGCGGCAGATGCAGCGAGGGGTGAAAAGATTGCTCGTACCGATACTCTGGAAGTGGAAAAGCTAACACGTCATAAGCGATCTGTCACGACCGATAGATCGGTATGCTTGCACTGTGGCCACCAGCTGAGATGGTATGAGCTGCTGCCGGTTATAAGTTGGGTAATCCAGGGGGGTAAATGCCGCCACTGCAAGCGTCCTATTGGTAGTATGGAGATTTTGGCAGAGGTGCTACTTGGTGTAGCGTTTGGTCTGTCGTACGTACTGTGGCCGTACGGTTTTAGTACTGATCAGGGTATTGTCTTCTTCGTGCTATGGCTCCTAATCCTAACTGCATTAGCAATTCACTGGATGTATGATGCGCGCTGGTTTTTGCTACTCGATAAGGTGACTATATTTCTCCTGGTGGTCGCGATTTTATTTGTGGCGCTAAAGCTAGCAGGCCAGTCTTCGCTATTGCTGACGCAGTCCCTGATTGGATTGGGCCTGACGCTTGTAGCGCTTCCAGGGTTTTACGGACTACTCTACATCGTATCTCGGGGCGCCTGGATAGGGCTCGGTGACGTGAAGCTTCTGGTGCCATTTGCATTAATGCTGCCTAGCTGGGAATCGGGTATCCTGCTCATCTTCCTTGCGAATCTTATAGGGTGCTTGGTGCTGTTACCCGGTATGCTAACGAAGAAGCTGACGCGTACTACTCGCGTGCCGTTCGGGCCATTTCTTATCCTAGCGTTCATTGTGACGTTTTTGTGCGGACAGCGCATACTTGATTTCTACTTCGGTACGATTTTGTTCTAA
- the pilM gene encoding type IV pilus assembly protein PilM produces the protein MNIFKGLGEFFALDIGTKSIRVVQLTKVSDGHWKLDHVGYSGLDPKIIASDSPESRKKLGNALMSTIGQAGIHVKDVAVGLPSAKTFTTVIEVPMMSDTELRSTLKYQADQYIPMPLDDAKVDWTKLGPSPNDAKKQELLLASTAQVYVENLIETIDSLGFNVIAAEPDPIALTRSLLPHQPTGAHVVLDIGEMSTDIVVTVGDKPVLVRTLPMGLRALVSAIVQNLNIKEDQATQFVIKFGLAPDRLEGQVFRAIETVLDNFVSEIIKSVKFFQNKYTTESVTKIHLSGYAGVIPLLADYIGSKTQLATEVTSPWQKVAISESERQKILATEFEFATAVGLAQREVE, from the coding sequence ATGAATATATTCAAAGGGCTGGGCGAATTCTTTGCGCTAGATATCGGCACAAAATCAATACGAGTTGTACAACTGACAAAAGTATCTGATGGGCACTGGAAGCTTGATCATGTTGGGTACTCTGGGCTTGATCCGAAGATCATCGCAAGCGACTCCCCAGAGAGTCGCAAGAAGCTTGGTAACGCGCTTATGTCAACGATTGGTCAGGCAGGCATCCATGTCAAAGACGTTGCTGTTGGCCTACCTTCTGCTAAGACGTTTACGACAGTGATTGAAGTGCCAATGATGAGCGACACCGAGCTGCGCAGTACACTTAAGTATCAAGCTGACCAGTATATCCCCATGCCGCTTGATGATGCCAAAGTAGACTGGACCAAGCTTGGCCCTTCACCAAATGATGCCAAGAAGCAAGAATTACTTCTTGCTAGCACCGCTCAAGTATACGTGGAAAATCTTATTGAAACGATCGATTCACTCGGCTTCAATGTGATTGCCGCTGAGCCGGATCCAATTGCACTTACTCGCTCACTCTTGCCGCACCAGCCTACCGGTGCGCACGTAGTGCTCGATATCGGTGAAATGTCGACAGATATCGTCGTGACTGTCGGAGATAAGCCCGTACTTGTGCGCACACTACCGATGGGGCTGCGGGCACTGGTAAGCGCGATTGTCCAGAATCTTAACATCAAGGAAGATCAGGCGACACAATTTGTCATCAAGTTTGGTCTCGCGCCCGATCGTCTCGAGGGGCAAGTATTTCGTGCGATCGAGACTGTACTCGATAACTTTGTGTCAGAGATTATCAAATCAGTCAAATTCTTTCAGAACAAATATACTACCGAATCAGTGACGAAAATTCACTTGTCTGGCTATGCTGGTGTGATCCCGTTACTCGCAGATTATATAGGCAGCAAGACACAGCTCGCAACAGAAGTCACAAGTCCATGGCAAAAAGTTGCAATCTCGGAGTCGGAGCGTCAAAAGATTCTTGCGACTGAATTTGAGTTTGCGACGGCTGTCGGTCTCGCCCAGAGGGAGGTTGAGTGA
- a CDS encoding response regulator transcription factor has product MQILLAEDNQKLARLTKQSLVEDGFVVDIAKDGNEAIDKFDINEYDLVILDVLMPEQSGFDVAKKIRKVDTTIPILMLTALGEIDDKVKGFYAGADDYLVKPFSFEELTLRVKSLIRRGKRADPIVLQAGKLTLDTNKQMASYDGRQLTLTAKELGLLNYLLVNKGRVVSKTELIEHVWDMNYDGLSNVVETYVRYLRKKLRQCGASGDFIKTMRNLGYIIEDLHVS; this is encoded by the coding sequence GTGCAGATATTACTCGCCGAAGATAATCAGAAACTAGCCAGACTCACCAAGCAGTCTTTAGTTGAAGATGGCTTTGTTGTAGACATTGCCAAAGATGGTAACGAGGCAATTGATAAGTTTGATATCAACGAATATGATTTAGTAATACTCGATGTGCTCATGCCTGAACAAAGCGGTTTTGATGTCGCAAAGAAAATACGCAAGGTTGATACGACAATACCTATTCTCATGTTGACTGCCCTTGGCGAAATAGATGACAAAGTGAAGGGCTTTTATGCTGGTGCTGATGACTACCTAGTAAAACCATTTTCATTCGAAGAGCTAACACTGCGAGTAAAATCACTTATACGCAGGGGCAAGCGAGCAGACCCTATCGTATTACAAGCGGGCAAGTTAACGCTTGATACTAATAAGCAAATGGCATCATATGATGGTAGGCAACTAACACTTACTGCGAAAGAGCTAGGTCTTCTCAATTACCTTCTGGTAAATAAGGGGCGTGTCGTATCAAAAACCGAACTTATCGAGCACGTATGGGATATGAACTATGACGGGTTATCCAATGTGGTTGAAACATATGTGCGCTATTTGAGGAAGAAATTACGACAATGTGGCGCTTCGGGTGACTTCATAAAGACTATGCGTAACCTAGGCTACATTATTGAGGATCTTCATGTATCGTAA
- a CDS encoding SLATT domain-containing protein, giving the protein MDIKSLAATRFQFAQSVFNHKIQEKAADRKYGYAKWFKIIQLVLTLLVIAVLVAQAAGFNNGFVNLVGIISAGIEIAFIIIDLTYGFEKQAAVHKSYALKYLELRNKYQALIADIMAVKGISTANNARRDALDEAYHMLSDAPQTTLDDYKEAQVALGTAGVSGGEQYTWSDKEINKLLPAQLRFILKSNSKNK; this is encoded by the coding sequence GTGGATATAAAAAGTTTAGCGGCTACACGGTTTCAGTTTGCCCAGTCGGTTTTTAATCATAAGATTCAAGAAAAAGCAGCTGACAGGAAATATGGTTATGCAAAATGGTTCAAGATTATACAACTAGTCTTGACCTTGTTGGTGATAGCCGTTCTAGTGGCTCAAGCAGCTGGCTTTAATAATGGTTTTGTTAACCTAGTGGGTATTATATCTGCTGGTATCGAAATTGCTTTTATTATTATCGACCTCACTTATGGATTTGAGAAGCAAGCAGCGGTGCATAAATCGTACGCATTGAAATACCTAGAGCTTAGAAATAAGTACCAGGCACTTATAGCAGATATTATGGCTGTTAAAGGTATCTCAACTGCAAATAATGCAAGGAGAGATGCGCTAGACGAAGCTTATCATATGCTTTCGGATGCACCACAGACTACCCTCGATGATTATAAAGAAGCTCAGGTTGCTCTGGGGACTGCTGGTGTAAGTGGGGGTGAACAATACACTTGGTCAGATAAAGAAATTAATAAACTCTTACCTGCCCAATTGAGATTTATTTTAAAGTCTAACAGTAAGAATAAGTAA
- a CDS encoding phosphatase PAP2 family protein — MTKHGDKTDNSEEAKLIIKLMKSSIIVQYFKQIKTGPLLAAFICFWLPIISFAKLANEVIENDTISYEKIVLYWIHGYSSPILDHVFYVFTSIGNVIPIVLMTFTIVAWLLYKEKYLKAFIVIACVGGAGVADFILKQVFHRDRPSLWHSAITETSYSFPSGHAMLSCALVLCIIFLLWNTRWRALTAVIGIFVISIIGLSRLYFGVHYPTDILAGWCVSIAWFAIVLALYARTKR, encoded by the coding sequence TTGACAAAGCATGGCGACAAGACCGACAATTCAGAGGAAGCAAAGCTAATTATTAAACTCATGAAGTCCAGCATAATAGTTCAGTATTTTAAGCAGATAAAGACAGGTCCCCTGTTGGCTGCTTTTATATGTTTTTGGCTGCCTATAATCTCATTTGCTAAATTAGCTAACGAAGTAATAGAGAACGATACTATTAGCTATGAAAAAATAGTACTTTATTGGATTCATGGCTACTCTTCCCCAATACTTGATCATGTATTCTATGTTTTTACTTCGATTGGCAATGTAATACCTATTGTTTTGATGACATTCACTATAGTTGCTTGGTTACTTTATAAGGAGAAGTACCTAAAAGCATTTATTGTAATCGCATGTGTTGGGGGAGCCGGAGTGGCAGATTTTATTCTTAAACAGGTTTTTCATCGCGATAGACCATCATTGTGGCACTCAGCAATAACTGAAACTAGCTACTCATTTCCAAGCGGTCATGCAATGCTAAGCTGTGCTCTTGTGTTGTGTATTATATTTTTACTTTGGAATACACGGTGGCGTGCATTAACGGCTGTCATCGGGATTTTTGTTATAAGTATAATTGGCTTATCTCGCCTATATTTTGGCGTTCACTACCCAACGGACATTCTGGCTGGATGGTGCGTAAGTATCGCTTGGTTTGCTATCGTTTTAGCGCTTTATGCACGGACTAAAAGATGA
- a CDS encoding type II secretion system F family protein, which yields MQRFVYSAKDEQTQKVVKSVVQADSEREAAKLLLAQGLSPLSIQEEAEGNIFTRLTQRISSKDKVTFTRSLATLIEAGLPLSQSLHTIVDQTQNPKMRQVVQDIIVSVEGGHSLGDSFAKHPQVFDRIFLALIRAGEISGTLDKALRRIADQQEKDAETMRKVRGAMYYPGIVLVVIIAVVVFMMVTIVPQVAKLYEGLGKDLPLLTAALVATSTFIVKFWWLVLILFGLGAYFFRQYLQTESGVRFADRIKLNAPVLKGMFRKLYMARFTRTGETLLSTGVPMLDMLNIAAESVNNTFVGESIHNAEEQVKGGVALSKALKDQDYITTLIPQMIKIGEQSGQIDQMLGKVAKVYEDELDEQIKALSTTIEPLLMVVMAVFAGGIVVAILFPIYNLVTVTGGNLN from the coding sequence ATGCAGCGGTTTGTTTACTCAGCCAAGGACGAGCAGACGCAAAAAGTCGTTAAGTCCGTCGTGCAGGCCGACTCAGAGCGCGAAGCTGCTAAGTTGCTACTTGCACAGGGCTTATCGCCGCTCTCGATCCAGGAAGAGGCTGAAGGCAATATCTTCACGCGCTTGACGCAGCGTATTTCGAGTAAAGACAAAGTTACCTTCACACGCTCACTGGCGACACTGATCGAAGCTGGACTACCGCTGTCGCAGAGCTTGCACACAATTGTTGATCAGACACAAAATCCAAAAATGCGCCAAGTCGTGCAGGATATCATTGTATCAGTCGAAGGCGGGCACTCACTCGGTGATTCGTTCGCTAAGCATCCGCAGGTGTTCGACAGGATATTCCTGGCTCTGATCCGTGCCGGAGAGATTTCGGGTACACTTGATAAAGCACTACGCCGAATCGCCGATCAGCAAGAAAAGGATGCCGAAACCATGCGCAAAGTTCGTGGTGCGATGTATTATCCGGGAATCGTCCTGGTGGTTATTATTGCAGTTGTCGTTTTCATGATGGTGACAATCGTGCCACAGGTTGCCAAGCTTTATGAGGGGTTAGGCAAGGATCTGCCTTTACTCACGGCTGCACTAGTTGCGACATCTACCTTTATTGTGAAGTTTTGGTGGCTAGTTTTGATATTATTTGGACTAGGTGCATATTTCTTCCGTCAATACCTCCAGACTGAGTCGGGAGTGCGGTTTGCCGACCGTATCAAACTCAATGCTCCAGTACTGAAAGGTATGTTTCGTAAACTCTACATGGCTAGGTTTACGCGCACCGGCGAGACACTTCTTAGCACCGGAGTACCTATGCTTGATATGCTGAATATCGCTGCTGAGTCGGTAAACAATACGTTTGTCGGAGAGAGTATCCATAATGCAGAAGAGCAGGTGAAAGGCGGCGTTGCACTGTCGAAGGCGCTCAAAGACCAAGACTATATTACGACGCTCATACCTCAGATGATCAAAATTGGTGAGCAGTCTGGACAGATAGATCAAATGTTAGGTAAGGTCGCCAAGGTATACGAGGATGAGCTCGACGAGCAAATTAAAGCGCTCTCGACGACCATCGAGCCACTACTTATGGTGGTCATGGCGGTATTTGCTGGCGGTATCGTGGTAGCAATTTTGTTCCCAATCTATAATCTCGTTACTGTGACCGGCGGAAACCTCAATTAA
- a CDS encoding sensor histidine kinase, which translates to MYRKTAIRLTVQYSILLLAVLAVFSAGLYLWVDDLFDTQYIQEVENKLGTNDDLAVTEQQHRTVEAAAEVAVEQFRNVLLLADITAFALIPFASYAITRRSLKPLVEANESQKRFIANASHELRTPLAVMSGEFELALKKERDADYFRNTIISSKEELERLNRLTNQLMELQRIENNSHKAMTNMHPISTARLVQNVYEEHRKKFVSGGFEFANVTSNNVGKIVGNYDLLQTAVGNLLSNAIKYSKPNSLIQVGAINEGGKVAIYVENTPDQRLNTKDTKQLFERFFQAKEEFRKKGFGLGLAIVKAIMDVHKGDIEVSRIDDRLRFSLKMRP; encoded by the coding sequence ATGTATCGTAAAACAGCCATTCGATTAACGGTTCAATATTCCATACTACTTCTAGCTGTTCTAGCCGTCTTTAGCGCTGGGCTCTACTTATGGGTAGACGACCTTTTCGATACACAGTATATACAGGAGGTTGAAAACAAGCTGGGTACAAACGATGACCTAGCTGTGACAGAGCAGCAGCATAGGACTGTTGAAGCTGCTGCAGAAGTCGCTGTTGAACAATTTAGAAATGTCCTACTTCTGGCTGACATAACTGCATTTGCCCTAATTCCATTTGCATCTTATGCGATTACGCGGCGCTCCCTAAAGCCTTTAGTTGAGGCGAACGAGTCACAAAAGCGCTTTATTGCAAACGCTTCGCACGAACTAAGGACGCCCCTTGCAGTTATGAGCGGTGAGTTCGAGCTTGCACTAAAGAAAGAGAGAGACGCCGATTATTTTAGGAACACAATTATATCTTCCAAAGAAGAACTGGAGCGGCTTAATCGTCTGACTAACCAACTTATGGAATTGCAGAGAATTGAGAATAATTCTCATAAAGCAATGACCAATATGCATCCAATCAGTACAGCACGCTTGGTCCAAAATGTGTACGAAGAGCATAGAAAAAAGTTTGTTTCTGGAGGTTTTGAGTTCGCAAATGTAACAAGTAACAATGTCGGCAAGATTGTTGGCAACTATGATCTATTGCAAACGGCTGTCGGTAATCTATTGTCAAACGCGATCAAATACTCAAAACCAAATTCTTTGATTCAGGTTGGAGCTATCAACGAGGGTGGTAAGGTTGCAATTTACGTGGAAAATACGCCCGACCAGAGACTAAATACGAAAGATACCAAGCAACTATTTGAACGTTTCTTTCAAGCTAAAGAAGAGTTTCGTAAGAAGGGATTCGGACTTGGGCTTGCAATAGTAAAAGCAATCATGGATGTACACAAGGGCGATATAGAGGTAAGCCGAATAGATGATAGGCTTCGATTTTCTTTAAAGATGCGTCCCTAG
- a CDS encoding type II secretion system protein gives MNNTNKQQGEGFTIIEVVLVLAIAALILLMVFLALPALQRNQRDTTRKNDVSRLQSAINNYKSRNRGALPTNYTTFFESDLRRNNDLFDDPSAGPYTADVIASGTFSAGTGQEEYDDSTAAKIYIYRGLTCKGEDAVGTINPSARKVAIVKPLEGGGRHCAEA, from the coding sequence ATGAATAACACAAACAAACAACAGGGTGAAGGCTTCACCATCATCGAAGTCGTGCTGGTGCTTGCCATCGCTGCACTGATTCTTCTTATGGTATTCCTAGCACTTCCTGCATTGCAGCGTAATCAACGAGATACGACTCGCAAGAATGACGTCAGCCGTCTGCAATCGGCAATCAATAACTATAAGTCTCGTAATCGTGGTGCATTGCCAACGAATTACACTACTTTCTTTGAGAGTGATCTTCGTCGCAACAATGACTTGTTTGATGATCCGTCGGCAGGTCCGTACACAGCTGATGTAATCGCGAGCGGCACATTCTCTGCAGGCACTGGTCAGGAAGAGTACGACGATTCGACTGCCGCCAAAATCTATATTTACCGAGGACTTACCTGTAAAGGTGAGGACGCGGTGGGTACGATCAACCCCTCTGCCCGCAAGGTCGCTATCGTTAAGCCACTTGAGGGTGGAGGCCGACACTGCGCAGAAGCCTAG
- a CDS encoding GspE/PulE family protein, with translation MSSLLTTDIQDKLRNVLIDEGLVAREVIEQAEEEAMTTNRQLVAVLVDKKIIDEELLTHSIAYVSGVPYVNLTSTIISQEVLSLLSPDTAERFMAVPLAEVQNRLAVAMIDANNVQAVDYLANVIQRPIKVFMASETSVRHILEQYKTDLSTVDEAAEVSQTENREATAANVKTIVQDSPISRALSTILEYAVKTRASDIHIEPLETVLMIRFRIDGVLREVMKLPKSIEPALVSRIKILSELKIDEHRVPQDGQFGVNVSGKEVDLRIAISPVIWGEQVVIRLLDKTGNTFDLHEMGYAGRALRTIRKGVHRPNGMVLTSGPTGSGKSTSLYALIKEIKDESINIVTLEDPVEYKMSGVNQIQVNAEVGLTFANGLRSILRQDPDVVMVGEIRDAETANLAVQAALTGHLVFSTLHTNSAAGVLPRLLDMGIEPFLIASTVNTVIGQRLVRRIAKKRDIYQSTAIETQNITSTIGHLLPKTKEEVASVAEDMGYESLPLANQASYDLAAGKDTPVSPGGYSGRAGLYEVMDISEEIQKLITTRATSAEIQRVAVAQGMVTMRQDGYLKAINGITTLEEVNRVTV, from the coding sequence GTGTCATCATTACTGACCACCGACATTCAAGACAAGCTCAGGAATGTCCTCATCGACGAGGGTCTGGTAGCACGTGAAGTCATAGAGCAGGCTGAAGAAGAGGCCATGACGACAAATCGTCAGCTTGTCGCAGTACTTGTCGACAAAAAAATAATCGACGAAGAGCTCCTGACGCACTCGATTGCATATGTGTCGGGTGTACCATATGTTAATCTCACGTCAACGATTATTAGCCAGGAAGTATTGTCGCTTCTTTCGCCAGATACTGCAGAACGGTTTATGGCGGTACCACTTGCGGAAGTGCAAAATCGTCTTGCGGTCGCTATGATTGATGCCAATAACGTGCAGGCGGTCGACTATTTGGCGAATGTGATTCAGCGTCCGATAAAAGTCTTCATGGCTTCTGAGACGAGTGTGCGTCACATCCTAGAGCAGTACAAGACCGATCTTAGCACTGTTGACGAAGCGGCCGAGGTGTCTCAGACCGAGAATAGGGAGGCGACTGCTGCCAACGTTAAGACGATCGTACAGGACTCGCCAATTAGTCGTGCGCTGAGCACTATCCTCGAATATGCCGTCAAGACGCGTGCAAGCGATATCCACATCGAGCCACTCGAAACAGTGCTGATGATTCGTTTTCGTATTGACGGCGTGCTACGTGAGGTTATGAAGCTACCCAAAAGTATCGAGCCGGCACTCGTCAGCCGTATTAAAATCTTGTCCGAACTTAAGATCGACGAGCATCGTGTGCCGCAGGATGGACAGTTTGGTGTTAATGTGTCGGGCAAAGAAGTTGACCTGCGTATTGCCATTAGCCCTGTGATTTGGGGTGAGCAAGTCGTCATTCGTCTCCTCGACAAGACGGGCAATACGTTTGATCTGCACGAGATGGGCTATGCCGGTCGTGCGCTACGCACAATTCGTAAGGGTGTACACCGTCCAAACGGCATGGTGCTCACATCTGGCCCAACTGGTTCTGGTAAGTCGACCAGTCTCTATGCGCTGATCAAAGAAATCAAAGATGAGTCGATCAACATCGTCACGCTGGAGGATCCAGTGGAATACAAGATGAGTGGTGTGAACCAAATCCAGGTGAACGCAGAAGTTGGACTAACATTTGCCAACGGACTACGCTCTATCCTGCGTCAGGACCCCGACGTGGTGATGGTAGGTGAGATTCGTGACGCAGAGACGGCCAATCTAGCGGTCCAGGCTGCATTGACTGGACATTTGGTGTTTAGTACACTTCACACCAATTCGGCAGCTGGCGTGCTGCCACGCCTCCTCGACATGGGTATCGAGCCGTTTTTGATCGCGAGTACGGTGAATACAGTAATTGGTCAACGCCTCGTGCGTCGAATTGCGAAAAAACGTGATATTTACCAGTCGACCGCTATCGAGACGCAGAATATCACCTCGACGATCGGCCATCTACTTCCAAAGACTAAGGAGGAAGTGGCAAGTGTGGCTGAGGATATGGGGTACGAGAGTTTGCCGCTTGCAAACCAGGCGAGCTATGATCTCGCGGCGGGCAAGGATACGCCAGTGAGCCCGGGCGGGTATAGCGGGCGAGCGGGGCTATACGAGGTCATGGATATTTCCGAAGAAATCCAGAAACTTATCACTACCAGAGCTACAAGTGCCGAGATTCAACGAGTAGCGGTGGCACAGGGTATGGTAACGATGCGCCAGGATGGCTATCTCAAAGCGATCAATGGCATCACGACATTAGAAGAAGTTAACCGAGTGACGGTATAA
- a CDS encoding COG4705 family protein translates to MEAKAKKLLSKVPEITIYFWIIKILCTTVGETAADYLNMTLGFGLTNTTYFMGAILIAMLVWQFRLRKYVPTVYWLVVVLLSIVGTLITDNLTDRMGVPLIYSTIGFSVALAVTFYAWYKSEGTLSIHSINTFKREAYYWLTILFTFALGTASGDLIAEQFGVGYFASIILFAALIGVITLAHYKFRLNSVLAFWLAYILTRPLGASIGDFMSQPNDAGGLGLGTIVTSVIFLVAIVILVIYLTITRADAPKGVKAEV, encoded by the coding sequence ATGGAAGCTAAGGCAAAAAAACTACTGAGCAAAGTGCCTGAAATTACTATTTATTTCTGGATTATCAAAATCCTTTGTACGACAGTTGGTGAAACGGCGGCAGATTACTTGAATATGACACTTGGTTTTGGGCTCACGAATACGACTTACTTCATGGGCGCGATTTTAATAGCCATGTTAGTATGGCAATTCCGACTAAGAAAATATGTTCCTACAGTCTATTGGCTTGTCGTCGTTCTGCTTAGTATTGTCGGTACATTAATTACGGATAATCTCACAGATAGGATGGGTGTACCATTAATATATAGTACGATTGGCTTTTCGGTTGCTTTAGCTGTGACATTTTATGCTTGGTATAAAAGTGAAGGGACGCTATCCATACACAGTATTAATACGTTTAAGCGGGAAGCGTATTATTGGCTTACAATCTTATTTACCTTTGCTCTTGGTACCGCAAGTGGCGACCTCATTGCAGAGCAATTTGGCGTTGGATACTTCGCATCCATCATATTGTTCGCAGCCTTAATTGGGGTGATTACGCTCGCGCACTATAAGTTTCGACTCAATTCTGTCTTGGCATTCTGGCTCGCTTACATCCTGACGCGACCACTCGGCGCATCAATCGGCGATTTTATGTCGCAGCCAAATGATGCAGGTGGGTTAGGGCTTGGAACAATTGTAACGAGCGTAATATTCTTGGTAGCCATCGTAATACTTGTTATTTATTTGACAATCACTCGTGCCGATGCGCCGAAGGGTGTAAAAGCAGAAGTATAA
- a CDS encoding type IV pilus twitching motility protein PilT, with protein sequence MTNQELRIEVLLEEVVRKKASDLHIQVDLPPMLRVDGSLIPVPGTDKLDEATVERLVFTILDEDQRQVLMKDKEFDFSFAFGTLGRFRVNAFHERGNLAAALRLIPNEIKSVTELGMPPVVMKFAEYPRGLVLVTGPTGSGKSTTLASIVDKINSERAHHIITIEDPIEFTHKSKKSVVVQREIHYDTYSFSAALRSSLRQDPDVVLIGEMRDLETISAAITIAETGHLVFATLHTNSAAQSIDRMIDVFPPHQQPQIRSQLANILMAICSQRLVPAIGGGRVVAAEILVANSAVRNIIREGKSHQLDAVIQTGAELGMQTMDRTLASLVQAGTITYDEARNYAVDLGEFERIVRG encoded by the coding sequence ATGACAAATCAGGAACTCAGAATCGAAGTACTACTCGAAGAAGTCGTGCGCAAAAAGGCATCCGACTTGCATATTCAGGTTGATCTGCCGCCGATGCTGCGCGTCGATGGTTCGCTCATACCCGTCCCTGGTACCGACAAGCTCGACGAAGCGACAGTGGAACGCCTCGTGTTTACGATTCTGGACGAAGATCAGCGTCAAGTACTGATGAAAGACAAGGAGTTCGATTTTAGCTTTGCATTTGGTACACTTGGTCGTTTTCGTGTCAATGCGTTTCACGAACGTGGCAATCTCGCGGCGGCGCTGCGCCTTATTCCAAACGAGATCAAATCAGTCACCGAGCTTGGTATGCCGCCTGTTGTCATGAAGTTTGCTGAGTACCCGCGTGGACTCGTGCTTGTGACAGGACCGACGGGTAGTGGAAAATCAACGACACTTGCCTCTATCGTCGACAAGATTAACAGCGAGCGCGCGCACCATATTATTACGATCGAAGACCCGATCGAGTTTACGCATAAGTCGAAGAAATCTGTAGTAGTGCAGCGCGAAATTCACTACGATACGTATAGCTTTTCGGCGGCGCTTCGCAGCTCGCTGCGCCAAGACCCAGATGTGGTGCTGATTGGTGAGATGCGTGACCTCGAGACGATTAGTGCAGCGATTACTATTGCTGAGACCGGACACTTGGTATTTGCGACACTCCACACCAACTCAGCGGCGCAATCTATCGATCGCATGATTGACGTGTTCCCGCCTCATCAACAGCCACAAATTCGCTCACAGCTAGCAAATATCTTGATGGCAATCTGTTCGCAGCGCCTTGTGCCTGCTATCGGTGGCGGGCGAGTAGTCGCGGCAGAAATTTTGGTAGCAAACTCTGCCGTGCGTAATATTATCCGCGAGGGTAAGAGTCATCAGCTTGACGCCGTGATCCAGACTGGTGCTGAGCTTGGCATGCAAACGATGGACCGTACGCTCGCCAGCTTGGTTCAGGCTGGCACAATTACGTACGATGAAGCGCGTAATTACGCAGTTGACTTGGGTGAATTTGAAAGGATCGTACGGGGATAA